The bacterium genome includes a region encoding these proteins:
- the rpsG gene encoding 30S ribosomal protein S7, whose translation MRRRRAPEREISPDPKYGSVIAAKFINNLMWDGKKTIAQRIFYQAIELIEQKTKSNGIEIFEKAIENVKPRVEVRPRRVGGATYQVPVEVRPKRQLSLAIKWIIRAARSRPERRMYERLANEIIEASQNQGAAIKIRENVHKMAEANKVFAHYKW comes from the coding sequence ATGAGAAGAAGAAGGGCTCCTGAACGCGAAATTTCGCCGGATCCAAAGTATGGATCTGTTATTGCTGCAAAATTTATTAATAATTTGATGTGGGATGGAAAGAAGACAATTGCACAGAGAATCTTTTATCAAGCTATTGAACTTATCGAGCAGAAGACGAAGAGCAACGGAATTGAAATTTTTGAGAAGGCCATAGAGAATGTGAAACCCAGAGTTGAGGTAAGGCCGAGGAGAGTAGGCGGTGCCACCTATCAGGTGCCGGTGGAAGTCCGTCCCAAAAGGCAGCTTTCTTTAGCAATTAAGTGGATTATAAGAGCTGCAAGGTCAAGACCGGAAAGAAGGATGTACGAAAGATTGGCCAATGAGATAATTGAGGCTTCCCAGAATCAGGGGGCAGCGATAAAGATAAGGGAAAATGTTCATAAAATGGCGGAGGCCAACAAGGTATTTGCGCATTACAAGTGGTAA
- the fusA gene encoding elongation factor G, translating to MEILFDNITNLRNIGFVAHIDAGKTTTTERILYYTKKIHRLGDVDEGTATTDYLIQEKERGITITSAAVSCYWKGHRINIIDTPGHVDFTAEVERSLRVLDGLIVIFCGVAGVQPQSETVWHQADRYKVPRIVFINKLDRIGADPFKVMKEIEEKFNILALPLQAPIGIEDNFVGVIDVITKKKYIWDVDETGEEYRIEDATEKEVEEVRSMFLERLAEIDEEILKLVIDEKEISVDIFKSSIRKATLSMKAVPVLMGAALKNKGIQPLLDAIIDYLPSPIDKGDVVGLNPKTGEYVKRSPTYDAPFSAVVFKIQNDPHAGNVLFTRVYSGVLNVNQKVLNSATGKIERAMRIYLVHADKKEPIKEAKAGEIVGLVGIKDVKTGDTLCDPEAPIFFEGMHFPEPLISVAIEPKSSKDEEKLNEVLNILQIEDPSFKVGKDRETGQLLISGMGELHLEIIVDRIVREFKVPVRTGKPQVTYRETITVETEVEENFEREIGGVKESGYAKVKLVPRKRGEGNKVTIIPEINPQLRELYINIAYESISFGPIMGYPVTDVEVQIVSLGADNTFTHLGNELALRRAIQRALQEGKPILLEPVVLLEVVCPSEYVGNVVSDLGQRGGELDKIENISENIQKLRAYVPLKKLLGYVTDLRSLTQGRASFWMKLDHYAPIKKEKTLTI from the coding sequence ATGGAAATATTATTTGATAACATAACAAACTTGCGAAACATCGGATTCGTCGCTCACATTGACGCCGGAAAGACAACTACTACTGAAAGAATTTTGTATTACACCAAAAAAATTCATCGTCTTGGAGACGTTGATGAAGGTACTGCAACCACTGATTACCTGATTCAAGAGAAGGAAAGGGGAATTACTATAACCAGTGCTGCTGTTAGTTGCTACTGGAAAGGTCATAGGATAAATATCATTGACACTCCTGGCCATGTAGATTTTACCGCTGAGGTAGAAAGGTCTCTCAGGGTCCTTGATGGATTGATCGTGATATTTTGTGGCGTTGCAGGTGTTCAGCCTCAGTCGGAGACAGTGTGGCACCAGGCTGACAGATACAAGGTTCCGAGGATTGTTTTTATAAACAAGCTTGACCGCATCGGTGCTGATCCTTTCAAAGTAATGAAAGAGATTGAAGAGAAGTTCAACATTCTGGCACTTCCTCTCCAGGCTCCGATCGGAATAGAAGACAACTTTGTTGGTGTTATAGATGTTATAACGAAGAAAAAGTATATCTGGGATGTGGATGAGACAGGAGAAGAGTACAGAATTGAGGATGCGACGGAAAAAGAAGTCGAAGAAGTTAGAAGCATGTTTTTGGAGAGGCTGGCAGAAATAGATGAAGAAATCTTGAAGCTGGTGATAGATGAAAAAGAAATTTCTGTGGATATATTCAAATCTTCTATTAGAAAGGCTACGCTTTCAATGAAAGCAGTCCCTGTCCTTATGGGAGCTGCCCTTAAAAATAAGGGAATTCAACCGCTCCTTGATGCAATTATTGATTATCTTCCTTCTCCGATTGATAAAGGCGATGTTGTTGGTCTTAACCCAAAGACAGGAGAATACGTGAAACGTTCACCGACTTATGATGCACCATTTTCGGCAGTTGTGTTTAAGATACAAAACGATCCACATGCTGGGAATGTATTGTTTACCAGAGTATATTCGGGAGTTTTGAATGTTAACCAGAAAGTTCTTAATTCTGCCACCGGGAAAATCGAGAGGGCAATGAGAATTTATCTCGTTCATGCAGACAAGAAAGAGCCTATTAAGGAAGCGAAGGCGGGAGAAATCGTCGGGTTGGTTGGGATAAAGGATGTAAAAACTGGCGATACCCTATGTGATCCTGAAGCACCTATTTTCTTTGAAGGTATGCACTTTCCGGAACCGCTTATATCTGTTGCAATTGAGCCTAAATCTTCTAAAGATGAGGAAAAACTTAACGAAGTTCTTAATATCCTTCAGATTGAGGATCCGAGTTTCAAAGTTGGGAAGGATAGGGAAACGGGTCAGCTCCTTATAAGCGGGATGGGCGAATTGCACCTTGAGATCATCGTTGACAGGATAGTGAGAGAATTTAAAGTACCTGTCAGGACAGGAAAACCTCAGGTCACTTATAGAGAAACAATTACGGTTGAAACGGAGGTTGAGGAAAACTTTGAGAGAGAAATTGGCGGAGTGAAAGAGAGTGGTTATGCAAAGGTTAAGCTGGTTCCTCGAAAGAGAGGCGAAGGAAACAAGGTAACAATAATACCGGAAATTAATCCACAGCTTCGGGAACTTTATATAAATATTGCATACGAATCCATATCGTTTGGGCCGATTATGGGCTATCCCGTCACCGATGTCGAAGTACAAATTGTTTCTTTGGGAGCAGATAATACCTTTACTCATCTTGGAAATGAGCTTGCATTGAGGAGGGCCATACAAAGAGCCCTGCAGGAAGGTAAACCTATCCTGCTGGAGCCAGTCGTTTTGCTCGAGGTCGTTTGCCCCTCTGAGTATGTTGGTAACGTTGTCAGCGACCTGGGACAGAGGGGAGGAGAATTAGATAAAATTGAGAACATAAGTGAAAACATCCAGAAGCTTAGAGCTTATGTCCCTTTAAAGAAACTCCTCGGTTATGTGACGGATTTGAGGTCACTAACCCAGGGGAGGGCAAGCTTCTGGATGAAATTGGATCATTACGCACCAATAAAAAAGGAAAAAACATTAACAATATGA
- the tuf gene encoding elongation factor Tu: MAKEKFVRTKPHLNVGTIGHIDHGKTTLTAAITKYLSLRGFANYVPYDQIDKAPEEKARGITIQLAHVEYETDKRHYAHIDCPGHADYIKNMITGAAQMDGAILVVSAADGVQPQTREHVLLARQVNVPYIVVFMNKIDMLDDPELQELVELEVRDLLNKYEFPGDEVPVIKGSALKVIEECGEDPNCQWYKPIQELLDALDNYIPEPQRAVDKPFLMAIEDIFSITGRGTVVTGRVERGRLTPGEEVEIVGFRDEPIRTVVTSIEMFRKELDEALPGDNVGLLLRGVKKEDVERGMVVAKPGSIKPHKKFRAQVYVLTKEEGGRHTPFMTGYRPQFYFRTTDVTGTITLPEGREMVMPGDHVNLLVELMYPVAIEKELRFAIREGGRTVGAGVVTDIVE; the protein is encoded by the coding sequence ATGGCTAAGGAAAAGTTTGTAAGAACCAAGCCGCACCTAAATGTGGGTACTATCGGTCACATTGACCATGGAAAAACTACTTTGACCGCCGCAATTACAAAATACCTTTCCCTGAGGGGATTTGCTAATTATGTTCCTTACGATCAGATTGATAAGGCACCAGAAGAAAAGGCTCGTGGAATTACGATTCAGCTGGCGCACGTTGAATATGAAACGGATAAACGCCATTATGCTCATATTGACTGTCCTGGTCACGCTGACTACATTAAGAACATGATTACCGGCGCAGCCCAAATGGATGGAGCTATTCTTGTTGTTTCTGCAGCTGATGGTGTTCAGCCTCAGACAAGAGAGCACGTTCTCCTTGCAAGGCAGGTAAACGTTCCTTACATAGTGGTATTCATGAACAAGATCGATATGCTCGACGATCCGGAGCTGCAGGAACTTGTTGAACTTGAGGTTAGGGACCTTCTCAATAAATATGAGTTCCCCGGCGATGAAGTACCGGTCATTAAAGGTTCTGCCCTCAAGGTAATTGAGGAATGTGGCGAAGATCCCAATTGCCAGTGGTATAAACCAATTCAAGAGCTTCTTGATGCATTAGACAACTATATTCCAGAGCCTCAGCGTGCGGTTGATAAGCCATTCCTGATGGCAATTGAAGACATATTCTCAATTACTGGGCGTGGAACGGTTGTCACGGGTAGAGTTGAACGCGGGAGACTCACACCGGGTGAGGAGGTTGAGATAGTGGGATTTAGAGATGAACCGATTAGAACTGTCGTAACTTCAATCGAAATGTTCAGAAAGGAGCTGGATGAGGCACTTCCTGGCGATAATGTGGGATTACTCTTGAGAGGCGTAAAGAAAGAGGATGTAGAGAGAGGAATGGTTGTAGCAAAGCCTGGTTCAATTAAGCCTCACAAAAAATTCAGAGCCCAGGTTTACGTTTTAACCAAAGAAGAAGGTGGGCGCCACACACCATTTATGACGGGTTACAGACCACAATTCTACTTCAGAACTACTGACGTTACTGGTACGATTACCCTTCCTGAAGGCAGAGAAATGGTGATGCCTGGTGACCATGTAAACCTTCTAGTTGAACTCATGTATCCTGTTGCAATCGAAAAAGAACTCAGGTTTGCGATTCGTGAAGGTGGTAGAACAGTTGGTGCAGGTGTCGTAACCGATATTGTCGAGTAA
- the rpsJ gene encoding 30S ribosomal protein S10: protein MVLEAKIRIKLKSFDPALLDRSAQNIAHTARSSGAEVSGPIPLPTKRTLFSVIRSPHIDKRSQEQFELKVHKRLIEIRKPTAETIDKLSRLDLPPGVDVEIKMI from the coding sequence ATGGTACTTGAAGCAAAGATAAGAATTAAGTTGAAGTCGTTTGATCCGGCGCTCCTGGACCGTTCAGCCCAAAATATTGCTCATACGGCGAGATCCAGCGGAGCAGAGGTTTCGGGTCCAATTCCTCTTCCAACAAAAAGGACTTTATTTTCAGTTATCAGATCTCCTCACATTGACAAGAGGTCTCAGGAGCAGTTTGAACTTAAAGTCCACAAAAGACTGATAGAAATAAGGAAGCCGACGGCAGAAACGATAGACAAGCTCTCCAGGCTGGATTTGCCACCTGGAGTGGATGTCGAAATAAAGATGATTTGA
- the rplC gene encoding 50S ribosomal protein L3: MAGLIGRKLGMTQIPTKDGSMIPVTVIEAGPCTVIQGKTLERDGYTAIKIGYGEVEAKRLNKPQLGEMRKALGEREKYPALVVKEFRVDDVSKFQTGQEIKIEDLFTEGERIDITGISKGKGFQGVIKRWGFSGGAKSHGSKFHNRPGSIGQHTEPARVYKGKKLPGHDGLKRITVKNIEIVKIIPDKNVVLVKGAVPGPRGGIVFLKKAKEKEQ; this comes from the coding sequence ATGGCAGGGTTAATTGGTAGAAAACTGGGTATGACCCAGATCCCTACCAAAGACGGCTCGATGATCCCTGTTACGGTCATTGAAGCCGGCCCCTGTACCGTAATACAGGGGAAGACTCTGGAAAGGGATGGTTATACCGCAATAAAGATAGGTTATGGTGAGGTTGAGGCGAAAAGGCTAAACAAGCCTCAACTGGGTGAAATGCGAAAGGCATTGGGCGAAAGGGAAAAGTATCCAGCGCTGGTTGTGAAGGAATTTCGAGTTGATGACGTCTCAAAGTTCCAAACTGGGCAGGAGATAAAGATTGAAGACCTCTTTACTGAAGGCGAGCGCATAGATATTACGGGCATTTCGAAGGGTAAAGGATTTCAAGGTGTAATTAAAAGATGGGGCTTTTCAGGAGGGGCGAAATCTCACGGTTCAAAGTTTCACAACAGACCCGGTTCAATCGGACAGCATACGGAACCTGCAAGAGTTTACAAGGGCAAAAAATTGCCTGGTCACGATGGGCTCAAGCGCATAACCGTTAAGAATATTGAGATAGTTAAGATCATTCCTGACAAGAACGTAGTTCTCGTGAAGGGTGCGGTTCCCGGACCAAGGGGTGGAATAGTGTTCCTAAAGAAAGCTAAGGAGAAAGAGCAATGA
- the rplD gene encoding 50S ribosomal protein L4: protein MKAPLYNANGEHIGEIELKDELFGIKPNLHLLWEVTRLYLANQRQGTHKAKTRAEVNASGRKIYPQKGLGRARHGDVKAPTFVGGGKAHGPRPRDYYTEIPAKIKRLSLLHSLADKAQNGRILVIEKFEFQIPKTKRMVEILDKMGLGKEKTLVLSTEYNKNLYLSGRNIPYCSVLEVKDVNSLEVLNHNYIVIEKDGLEKLEKRFVI from the coding sequence ATGAAAGCACCTTTATACAACGCAAATGGTGAGCATATAGGCGAAATTGAGTTAAAGGATGAATTGTTTGGTATTAAGCCAAATCTTCATCTGCTTTGGGAAGTAACAAGGCTTTATCTTGCTAATCAGAGACAGGGAACCCACAAGGCGAAGACGAGGGCAGAGGTCAACGCTTCCGGAAGGAAGATTTATCCGCAGAAAGGCCTTGGAAGAGCGAGGCATGGTGATGTGAAAGCTCCCACTTTTGTTGGAGGTGGTAAAGCTCACGGACCGAGACCCAGAGATTACTATACAGAGATACCCGCCAAGATCAAAAGACTTTCTCTTTTGCATTCGCTGGCTGATAAGGCACAAAATGGTAGGATTCTTGTGATCGAAAAATTTGAATTTCAAATTCCGAAAACTAAAAGAATGGTGGAGATTCTGGATAAGATGGGACTTGGTAAAGAAAAGACTTTAGTCCTTTCCACTGAGTATAATAAGAATCTTTACCTTTCAGGAAGAAATATTCCCTACTGCAGCGTTCTGGAAGTCAAAGATGTCAACTCCTTAGAGGTTCTTAATCATAATTACATAGTGATAGAGAAAGATGGTCTAGAGAAATTAGAAAAGAGGTTTGTGATATGA
- the rplW gene encoding 50S ribosomal protein L23: MRDPRDIIIRPIITEKSALLREQGQFVFEVAPDSNKIEIRKAVEELFKVHVEKVRVINVKPKPRRVRLAPGYTKAWKKAIVTLKKGESIPFFEGV, encoded by the coding sequence ATGAGGGATCCGAGGGACATTATAATAAGGCCAATAATCACTGAAAAATCCGCTCTTTTGAGAGAGCAAGGCCAATTTGTTTTTGAAGTGGCTCCTGATTCAAATAAGATCGAGATTAGGAAAGCAGTTGAAGAGCTTTTTAAGGTTCATGTGGAAAAGGTTAGGGTAATTAATGTTAAGCCTAAGCCGCGGAGGGTGAGACTTGCGCCTGGGTACACTAAAGCATGGAAAAAGGCGATTGTAACACTGAAAAAAGGTGAATCTATCCCGTTCTTTGAAGGAGTGTAA
- the rplB gene encoding 50S ribosomal protein L2, translated as MGVKKFRPVTPSRRFMTVADYSEITKEEPEKSLLEPLKKSGGRNNTGRVTVRFRGGGHKRHYRIIDFKREKHGIPAKVVAIEYDPNRTARIALLHYVDGEKRYIIAPDGLKVGDILTSGPDAEIRVGNALPLERIPEGIPIHNIELVPGKGGQLVRAAGASAVILSKEGRYAHVQLPSGEVRLINLKCYATIGQVSNLDHENVIIGKAGRSRWLGRRPHVRGMVMNPVDHPLGGGEGRSKSGRHPCSPTGIVDGRKTRKKRKASDRFIVRRRK; from the coding sequence ATGGGAGTCAAAAAATTTAGACCTGTTACGCCATCACGGCGTTTTATGACAGTAGCAGATTATTCAGAAATTACTAAAGAAGAGCCAGAAAAATCCCTTCTCGAGCCGCTTAAGAAATCTGGCGGAAGGAATAACACTGGTAGGGTTACTGTCAGGTTCCGCGGTGGGGGCCACAAAAGGCACTATAGAATAATAGATTTCAAGAGAGAGAAGCACGGAATTCCAGCGAAGGTGGTTGCAATTGAATATGATCCTAATAGAACTGCTCGAATTGCTTTGCTTCACTATGTAGATGGAGAAAAGAGGTACATTATAGCTCCTGATGGGCTGAAAGTCGGTGACATTCTAACATCTGGACCAGATGCCGAAATTAGAGTTGGCAATGCCCTCCCTCTGGAGAGGATTCCAGAAGGGATTCCCATTCACAATATAGAACTGGTGCCCGGAAAAGGAGGACAGCTGGTAAGAGCTGCTGGCGCGAGTGCAGTGATATTATCCAAAGAAGGCAGATATGCCCATGTGCAGCTTCCATCTGGTGAAGTTAGATTAATAAACCTCAAGTGTTATGCTACAATTGGTCAAGTTTCTAACTTGGATCACGAGAATGTCATTATCGGCAAAGCAGGAAGGTCGAGATGGCTTGGCAGAAGGCCACATGTTCGCGGTATGGTCATGAACCCTGTAGATCATCCTCTTGGCGGTGGTGAAGGTAGATCAAAATCTGGAAGGCATCCTTGTAGTCCTACAGGCATTGTTGATGGTAGGAAGACCAGAAAGAAGAGAAAAGCCAGTGATAGGTTCATTGTAAGGAGGCGCAAATAA
- the rpsS gene encoding 30S ribosomal protein S19, protein MARSKKKGPFVDAKLYKRIIEMNEKGEKKVIKTYSRASMVLPEFVGHTIAVHNGRKFIPVYITPEMVGHRLGEFSPTRTFRGHKDKKAEKARLK, encoded by the coding sequence ATGGCCAGATCAAAGAAGAAAGGTCCTTTTGTTGATGCTAAGCTATACAAGAGAATAATAGAAATGAATGAGAAGGGTGAGAAGAAGGTTATAAAAACCTACTCCAGAGCTTCTATGGTACTGCCGGAATTCGTCGGGCACACTATTGCGGTACATAACGGAAGGAAGTTTATACCTGTTTATATTACACCGGAAATGGTAGGGCATAGACTGGGTGAATTTTCCCCTACAAGAACGTTTAGAGGTCATAAGGATAAAAAGGCTGAAAAGGCGAGGTTAAAATGA
- the rplV gene encoding 50S ribosomal protein L22, whose translation MMEGRCVLKYRRISPKKVAPLLDEIRGKSVSEAMKMLKVLNKKSARFTIKAIKAAVASYRDKGGDLPEDRLYIKVAKVDRGPIWKRVRPMFRGMATLILKRTSHLTIEVAPKEVE comes from the coding sequence ATGATGGAAGGGAGATGCGTTTTAAAATATAGGAGGATTTCCCCTAAGAAAGTTGCCCCTCTTCTTGATGAGATTAGGGGAAAGAGTGTGTCCGAAGCAATGAAAATGCTAAAGGTTCTTAACAAGAAATCTGCGAGATTTACAATTAAAGCTATTAAAGCTGCAGTCGCTTCGTATAGAGATAAGGGCGGTGATTTACCTGAGGATAGGCTTTATATAAAGGTTGCAAAGGTTGACAGAGGACCAATCTGGAAGAGAGTTAGACCCATGTTTAGGGGGATGGCAACGTTAATTTTAAAAAGAACTTCACATTTGACTATTGAGGTAGCTCCTAAGGAGGTTGAATAA
- the rpsC gene encoding 30S ribosomal protein S3 translates to MGQKVHPYGFRIGVNKGWLSRWYANDTHYRKFVKEDYEIRKYVKARFKEAGISRVEIERVLPDKISISIYTARPGMIIGRGGKEIESFKKELAAIVPYKDLHIDVKEVKTPEIDASLVAQQIVSRIEQRVSHRRAMKRAVEQAMKAGAQGIKVYSKGRLAGAEIARKEWYLKGRVPLQTLRADIDYAQETAFTKYGTIGVKVWIYRGDILRKPTEE, encoded by the coding sequence ATGGGTCAGAAAGTTCATCCTTACGGTTTTAGAATAGGTGTTAATAAGGGTTGGTTATCTCGCTGGTATGCGAACGATACCCATTACAGGAAGTTTGTCAAGGAAGATTATGAGATTAGAAAATACGTAAAAGCACGTTTTAAAGAAGCGGGTATATCCAGAGTAGAGATTGAAAGAGTTTTGCCCGATAAAATCTCTATCTCCATATATACTGCAAGACCTGGCATGATAATTGGTCGAGGTGGTAAGGAGATCGAGTCTTTTAAAAAGGAGCTTGCGGCGATTGTTCCTTACAAGGATCTCCACATTGATGTGAAAGAAGTTAAGACGCCTGAAATTGATGCTTCACTTGTTGCTCAGCAAATAGTTTCCAGGATAGAGCAAAGAGTTTCTCATAGGCGTGCCATGAAGAGGGCTGTAGAACAGGCAATGAAAGCCGGCGCTCAGGGAATCAAAGTCTATTCAAAAGGTAGATTAGCGGGCGCGGAAATTGCGAGGAAGGAATGGTATTTGAAGGGCCGGGTGCCTCTCCAGACGTTGAGAGCAGATATTGATTACGCTCAGGAGACTGCGTTTACAAAGTATGGAACCATCGGGGTAAAGGTGTGGATATACAGGGGAGATATACTGAGAAAGCCAACGGAGGAATAA
- the rplP gene encoding 50S ribosomal protein L16 — protein sequence MLMPSRTKYRKQQRGRLKGVALAGNYLAFGEYGLKTLEAHWLTANQIEAARMAISRYLKKGGKLWVRIFPDKPVTKKPAETRMGKGKGNVEFWVAVVKPGRILFELSGVSEEEAREAFRIASHKLPVKTRFVSIKEGGV from the coding sequence ATGTTGATGCCATCCAGAACTAAGTATAGAAAACAACAGAGAGGAAGATTAAAGGGCGTTGCCCTTGCAGGAAATTATCTTGCTTTTGGTGAATATGGGCTTAAGACCCTTGAAGCCCACTGGCTCACCGCAAATCAGATTGAGGCTGCAAGGATGGCCATTTCAAGGTACTTAAAGAAGGGTGGAAAGCTGTGGGTGAGGATATTTCCTGATAAGCCGGTTACGAAGAAGCCTGCCGAAACGAGAATGGGTAAGGGAAAAGGTAACGTGGAATTCTGGGTAGCTGTTGTGAAGCCTGGTAGAATTCTTTTTGAACTCAGCGGGGTTTCAGAGGAAGAGGCAAGAGAGGCTTTCAGAATAGCATCTCACAAATTGCCTGTAAAGACTCGTTTTGTATCAATTAAGGAAGGTGGAGTATGA
- the rpmC gene encoding 50S ribosomal protein L29: protein MKAKELRELSLDELNKKLKELKEELFTLRMDKALHRLNQPHRFKQLKREIARVLTVMNEKRGGNNGN from the coding sequence ATGAAAGCCAAGGAATTAAGGGAACTTTCACTGGATGAACTTAACAAGAAATTGAAAGAGCTTAAAGAAGAGCTTTTTACTTTAAGAATGGATAAAGCTCTTCACAGGCTTAACCAGCCTCACAGATTCAAACAGTTAAAGCGCGAAATAGCGAGAGTTCTCACGGTGATGAACGAGAAAAGAGGAGGCAACAATGGGAATTAG
- the rpsQ gene encoding 30S ribosomal protein S17: MGIRKQRIGVVVSDKMNKTRVVVFEFLKKHPLYGKYVKRRKKFYVHDEKNESRIGDVVRIEETRPLSKLKRWRLVEIIRRAERREGE, translated from the coding sequence ATGGGAATTAGGAAACAGAGAATCGGTGTCGTTGTGAGTGACAAGATGAACAAGACGAGGGTTGTTGTATTTGAATTTCTTAAGAAGCATCCTCTATACGGTAAATACGTAAAGAGAAGGAAAAAATTCTACGTCCATGACGAAAAAAATGAATCGAGAATTGGAGATGTTGTAAGAATCGAAGAAACAAGACCCCTTTCTAAACTTAAGAGATGGAGATTAGTTGAAATCATTCGGAGGGCTGAAAGGAGGGAAGGAGAATGA
- the rplN gene encoding 50S ribosomal protein L14 gives MIQDISRVKIVDNTGAQEALIIKVLGGSRRKYAYVGDIVVVTIKDAIPGSPVKKGDKARAVIVRTKKELRRPDGTYVKFDDNAAVLIDNFNEPRGTRVFGPVARELREKKFMKIVSLASEVV, from the coding sequence ATGATACAAGATATTTCCAGAGTTAAAATTGTTGATAATACGGGTGCACAGGAGGCTTTAATTATTAAGGTTCTCGGCGGAAGCAGAAGAAAGTATGCTTACGTAGGTGATATTGTTGTTGTTACAATTAAAGACGCCATTCCTGGTTCACCTGTGAAGAAAGGCGACAAGGCAAGGGCAGTTATTGTAAGAACAAAAAAGGAATTGAGGCGTCCAGATGGAACTTACGTTAAATTTGATGACAATGCTGCGGTATTAATTGACAATTTTAACGAGCCTCGTGGAACCAGAGTTTTCGGACCTGTCGCAAGAGAGTTGAGGGAGAAGAAGTTTATGAAAATCGTGTCTCTTGCTTCGGAGGTGGTGTAG
- the rplX gene encoding 50S ribosomal protein L24, translating to MGNKIKRDDLVLVTAGKDKGKIGKVKKVIREKSRVVVEGVNIVKKHMRARGPELPSGIIQMEAPVHISNVKLVCPMCGQATRVGFVVKEDGKKSRVCKKCGKEID from the coding sequence ATGGGTAATAAGATTAAACGAGATGATTTAGTACTGGTTACAGCAGGTAAAGATAAGGGAAAGATCGGAAAGGTTAAAAAGGTTATTCGGGAAAAATCAAGAGTCGTCGTTGAGGGTGTAAACATAGTTAAAAAACATATGAGAGCGAGGGGACCTGAATTACCATCGGGAATAATCCAGATGGAAGCGCCTGTTCATATTTCAAACGTGAAATTGGTTTGTCCTATGTGCGGTCAGGCTACAAGAGTTGGTTTCGTAGTAAAAGAGGATGGGAAAAAGTCAAGAGTTTGCAAAAAATGTGGAAAGGAGATTGACTGA